In a genomic window of Phyllostomus discolor isolate MPI-MPIP mPhyDis1 chromosome 5, mPhyDis1.pri.v3, whole genome shotgun sequence:
- the NFKB2 gene encoding nuclear factor NF-kappa-B p100 subunit isoform X5: MESCYGPGLDGIIEYDDFKFNQPMMEPKEPAPETTDGPYLVIVEQPKQRGFRFRYGCEGPSHGGLPGASSEKGRKTYPTVKICNYEGPAKIEVDLVTHSDPPRAHAHSLVGKQCSELGVCAVSVGPKDMTAQFNNLGVLHVTKKNMMEIMIQKLQRQRLRSRPQGLTEAERRELEQEAKELKKVMDLSIVRLRFSAFLRASDGSFSLPLKPVISQPIHDSKSPGASNLKISRMDKTAGSVRGGDEVYLLCDKVQKDDIEVRFYEDDENGWQAFGDFSPTDVHKQYAIVFRTPPYHKMKIERPVTVFLQLKRKRGGDVSDSKQFTYYPLVEDKEEVQRKRRKALPTFSQPFGGGSHMGGGSGGSAGGYGGAGGGGGSLGFFPSSLAYSPYQSGAAPMGCYPGGGGGAQMAARASGGDAEEEAAEPSASPETPQSKPHTPELLQQAREYNARLFGLAQRSAQALLDYGVTADARALLAGQRHLLTAQDENGDTPLHLAIIHGQTSVIEQIAHVIYHARHLGVVNLTNHLHQTPLHLAVITGQTSVVSFLLQVGADPALLDRHGDSAVHLALRAGASAPDLLGALLRSGVPTMSQLLHMPDFEGLYPIHLAVRARSLECLDLLVDSGAEVEAAERQGGRTALHLATEMEELRLVTHLVTKLHANVNARTFAGNTPLHLAAGLGSPTLTRLLLKAGADIHAENEEPLCPLPSPPTSGSDSDSEEPERGTQSSFRGHTPVDLTRSTKVKTLLLNAAQDTMARSLTPPSCAGPELPLEDTVLQNLEHLLDGPEAQGSWAELAERLGLRSLVDTYRKTASPSGSLLRSYKLAGGNLGGLLEALSDMGLEEGVRLLRGPEARDKLPSTEVKVDSAYGSQSVEQEAEKLGSPPEPPEGLCHGHPQPQVH; this comes from the exons ATGGAGAGTTGCTACGGCCCA GGTCTGGATGGCATCATTGAATATGATGATTTCAAATTCAACCAGCCCATGATGGAGCCCAAGGAGCCTGCCCCAGAGACAA CTGATGGACCCTACCTGGTGATTGTGGAACAGCCTAAGCAG CGAGGCTTCCGATTTCGATATGGCTGTGAAGGCCCCTCCCATGGAGGACTGCCAGGTGCCTCCAGTGAAAAGGGCCGGAAGACTTACCCCACTGTCAAG ATCTGTAACTACGAGGGACCAGCCAAGATCGAGGTGGACCTGGTAACACACAGTGACCCACCTCGTGCTCACGCCCACAGCCTGGTGGGCAAGCAGTGCTCGGAACTGGGGGTCTGCGCCGTGTCTGTGGGGCCCAAGGACATGACTGCCCA atTTAACAACCTGGGCGTTCTGCATGTGACCAAGAAGAACATGATGGAGATTATGATACAAAAACTTCAGAGGCAGAGACTCCgctccaggccccagggcctTACGG AGGCTGAGCGGCGGGAGCTGGAGCAGGAggccaaggagttgaagaaggtGATGGACCTGAGTATCGTGCGGCTGCGCTTTTCAGCCTTCCTTCGGGCCAGTGACggctccttctccctgcccctgaaGCCCGTTATCTCCCAGCCCATCCACGATAGCA AGTCTCCCGGGGCCTCAAACCTGAAGATTTCTCGAATGGACAAGACAGCCGGCTCTGTGCGGGGTGGAGATGAGGTTTATCTGCTTTGCGACAAGGTGCAGAAAG ACGACATTGAGGTTCGGTTCTATGAGGATGACGAGAATGGATGGCAGGCCTTTGGGGACTTCTCTCCCACAGACGTTCATAAACAG TATGCCATTGTGTTCCGGACGCCTCCCTATCACAAGATGAAGATTGAGCGCCCTGTAACTGTGTTCCTGCAACTGAAACGCAAGCGTGGGGGGGACGTCTCTGACTCCAAACAGTTCACCTATTACCCTCTGGTGGAAG ACAAGGAGGAGGTGCAGCGGAAGCGGAGGAAAGCCTTGCCCACCTTCTCCCAGCCCTTTGGTGGTGGCTCCCACATGGGCGGAGGCTCTGGAGGCTCGGCAGGGGGTtatggaggagctggaggaggag GTGGCAGCCTCGgctttttcccctcctccttggcCTACAGCCCCTACCAGTCCGGCGCGGCCCCAATGGGCTGCTATccgggaggcgggggcggggcgcagaTGGCCGCCAGGGCGTCTGGCGGGGATGCCgaggaggaagcagcagaacCCAGCGCGTCCCCCGAGACCCCCCAAAGCAAACCGCACACTCCGGAGCTGCTACAACAAG CCCGAGAGTACAACGCACGCCTGTTCGGCCTGGCGCAGCGCAGCGCCCAAGCCCTGCTCGACTACGGCGTCACGGCAGACGCGCGCGCGCTGCTGGCGGGACAGCGCCACCTGCTGACGGCGCAGGACGAGAACGGAGACAC GCCATTACACCTGGCCATAATTCACGGGCAGACCAGTGTCATCGAGCAGATAGCCCATGTCATCTACCATGCTCGGCACCTCGGTGTGGTCAACCTCACCAACCATCTGCACCAG ACACCCTTGCACTTGGCCGTGATCACTGGGCAGACCAGCGTGGTGAGCTTCCTGCTGCAGGTAGGCGCAGACCCAGCACTACTGGACCGGCATGGAGACTCAGCGGTGCACCTGGCGCTGCGGGCAGGTGCCAGTGCCCCCGACCTGCTGGGTGCACTACTGCGGAGCGGGGTTCCCACCATGTCCCAGCTGTTGCACATGCCAGACTTTGAGG GGCTGTACCCAATACACCTGGCGGTCCGTGCCCGAAGCCTGGAGTGCCTGGATCTGCTGGTGGACAGTGGGGCTGAAGTGGAGGCTGCTGAGCGGCAGGGGGGCCGGACAGCCCTGCATCTAGCCACAGAGATGGAGGAGCTGCGGTTGGTCACCCATCTGGTCACCAAG CTCCACGCCAACGTGAATGCTCGCACCTTTGCGGGAAACACACCTCTACACCTGGCAGCTGGACTGGGATCCCCGACCCTCACCCGCCTCCTCCTGAAGGCTG GTGCCGACATACACGCAGAGAACGAGGAGCCCCTGTGCCCCCTGCCTTCGCCCCCCACCTCCGGTAGCGACTCAGATTCTGAGGAGCCTGAGAGGGGCACCCAAAGCAGTTTCCGGGGCCACACACCTGTTGACCTCACTCGCAGCACCAAG GTGAAGACCTTGCTGCTAAATGCTGCTCAGGACACCATGGCACGCTCCCTGACCCCGCCCAGCTGTGCAG GGCCAGAGCTGCCACTCGAGGACACAGTCCTGCAGAACCTGGAGCATCTGCTAGATGGGCCAGAAGCTCAGGGCAGCTGGGCTGAGCTGGCAGAGCGGCTCGGGCTGCGCAGTCTGGTGGACACGTATCGAAAGACAGCCTCGCCCAGCGGTAGCCTCCTGCGCAGTTACAAG ctggCTGGTGGGAACTTGGGAGGCCTGCTGGAAGCTCTGTCTGACATGGGCCTAGAGGAGGGAGTGAGGCTGCTGAGGGGCCCCGAGGCTCGAGACAAACTGCCCAGCACAG aagtgaaagtggacagtGCGTACGGGAGCCAGTCAGTGGAACAGGAGGCCGAGAAGCTAGGCTCACCCCCCGAGCCTCCAGAAGGGCTCTGCCACGGGCACCCCCAGCCTCAGGTGCACTGA
- the NFKB2 gene encoding nuclear factor NF-kappa-B p100 subunit isoform X4: MESCYGPGLDGIIEYDDFKFNQPMMEPKEPAPETTDGPYLVIVEQPKQRGFRFRYGCEGPSHGGLPGASSEKGRKTYPTVKICNYEGPAKIEVDLVTHSDPPRAHAHSLVGKQCSELGVCAVSVGPKDMTAQFNNLGVLHVTKKNMMEIMIQKLQRQRLRSRPQGLTEAERRELEQEAKELKKVMDLSIVRLRFSAFLRASDGSFSLPLKPVISQPIHDSKSPGASNLKISRMDKTAGSVRGGDEVYLLCDKVQKDDIEVRFYEDDENGWQAFGDFSPTDVHKQYAIVFRTPPYHKMKIERPVTVFLQLKRKRGGDVSDSKQFTYYPLVEDKEEVQRKRRKALPTFSQPFGGGSHMGGGSGGSAGGYGGAGGGGGSLGFFPSSLAYSPYQSGAAPMGCYPGGGGGAQMAARASGGDAEEEAAEPSASPETPQSKPHTPELLQQAREYNARLFGLAQRSAQALLDYGVTADARALLAGQRHLLTAQDENGDTPLHLAIIHGQTSVIEQIAHVIYHARHLGVVNLTNHLHQTPLHLAVITGQTSVVSFLLQVGADPALLDRHGDSAVHLALRAGASAPDLLGALLRSGVPTMSQLLHMPDFEGLYPIHLAVRARSLECLDLLVDSGAEVEAAERQGGRTALHLATEMEELRLVTHLVTKLHANVNARTFAGNTPLHLAAGLGSPTLTRLLLKAGADIHAENEEPLCPLPSPPTSGSDSDSEEPERGTQSSFRGHTPVDLTRSTKVKTLLLNAAQDTMARSLTPPSCAGPELPLEDTVLQNLEHLLDGPEAQGSWAELAERLGLRSLVDTYRKTASPSGSLLRSYKLAGGNLGGLLEALSDMGLEEGVRLLRGPEARDKLPSTGEVKVDSAYGSQSVEQEAEKLGSPPEPPEGLCHGHPQPQVH; encoded by the exons ATGGAGAGTTGCTACGGCCCA GGTCTGGATGGCATCATTGAATATGATGATTTCAAATTCAACCAGCCCATGATGGAGCCCAAGGAGCCTGCCCCAGAGACAA CTGATGGACCCTACCTGGTGATTGTGGAACAGCCTAAGCAG CGAGGCTTCCGATTTCGATATGGCTGTGAAGGCCCCTCCCATGGAGGACTGCCAGGTGCCTCCAGTGAAAAGGGCCGGAAGACTTACCCCACTGTCAAG ATCTGTAACTACGAGGGACCAGCCAAGATCGAGGTGGACCTGGTAACACACAGTGACCCACCTCGTGCTCACGCCCACAGCCTGGTGGGCAAGCAGTGCTCGGAACTGGGGGTCTGCGCCGTGTCTGTGGGGCCCAAGGACATGACTGCCCA atTTAACAACCTGGGCGTTCTGCATGTGACCAAGAAGAACATGATGGAGATTATGATACAAAAACTTCAGAGGCAGAGACTCCgctccaggccccagggcctTACGG AGGCTGAGCGGCGGGAGCTGGAGCAGGAggccaaggagttgaagaaggtGATGGACCTGAGTATCGTGCGGCTGCGCTTTTCAGCCTTCCTTCGGGCCAGTGACggctccttctccctgcccctgaaGCCCGTTATCTCCCAGCCCATCCACGATAGCA AGTCTCCCGGGGCCTCAAACCTGAAGATTTCTCGAATGGACAAGACAGCCGGCTCTGTGCGGGGTGGAGATGAGGTTTATCTGCTTTGCGACAAGGTGCAGAAAG ACGACATTGAGGTTCGGTTCTATGAGGATGACGAGAATGGATGGCAGGCCTTTGGGGACTTCTCTCCCACAGACGTTCATAAACAG TATGCCATTGTGTTCCGGACGCCTCCCTATCACAAGATGAAGATTGAGCGCCCTGTAACTGTGTTCCTGCAACTGAAACGCAAGCGTGGGGGGGACGTCTCTGACTCCAAACAGTTCACCTATTACCCTCTGGTGGAAG ACAAGGAGGAGGTGCAGCGGAAGCGGAGGAAAGCCTTGCCCACCTTCTCCCAGCCCTTTGGTGGTGGCTCCCACATGGGCGGAGGCTCTGGAGGCTCGGCAGGGGGTtatggaggagctggaggaggag GTGGCAGCCTCGgctttttcccctcctccttggcCTACAGCCCCTACCAGTCCGGCGCGGCCCCAATGGGCTGCTATccgggaggcgggggcggggcgcagaTGGCCGCCAGGGCGTCTGGCGGGGATGCCgaggaggaagcagcagaacCCAGCGCGTCCCCCGAGACCCCCCAAAGCAAACCGCACACTCCGGAGCTGCTACAACAAG CCCGAGAGTACAACGCACGCCTGTTCGGCCTGGCGCAGCGCAGCGCCCAAGCCCTGCTCGACTACGGCGTCACGGCAGACGCGCGCGCGCTGCTGGCGGGACAGCGCCACCTGCTGACGGCGCAGGACGAGAACGGAGACAC GCCATTACACCTGGCCATAATTCACGGGCAGACCAGTGTCATCGAGCAGATAGCCCATGTCATCTACCATGCTCGGCACCTCGGTGTGGTCAACCTCACCAACCATCTGCACCAG ACACCCTTGCACTTGGCCGTGATCACTGGGCAGACCAGCGTGGTGAGCTTCCTGCTGCAGGTAGGCGCAGACCCAGCACTACTGGACCGGCATGGAGACTCAGCGGTGCACCTGGCGCTGCGGGCAGGTGCCAGTGCCCCCGACCTGCTGGGTGCACTACTGCGGAGCGGGGTTCCCACCATGTCCCAGCTGTTGCACATGCCAGACTTTGAGG GGCTGTACCCAATACACCTGGCGGTCCGTGCCCGAAGCCTGGAGTGCCTGGATCTGCTGGTGGACAGTGGGGCTGAAGTGGAGGCTGCTGAGCGGCAGGGGGGCCGGACAGCCCTGCATCTAGCCACAGAGATGGAGGAGCTGCGGTTGGTCACCCATCTGGTCACCAAG CTCCACGCCAACGTGAATGCTCGCACCTTTGCGGGAAACACACCTCTACACCTGGCAGCTGGACTGGGATCCCCGACCCTCACCCGCCTCCTCCTGAAGGCTG GTGCCGACATACACGCAGAGAACGAGGAGCCCCTGTGCCCCCTGCCTTCGCCCCCCACCTCCGGTAGCGACTCAGATTCTGAGGAGCCTGAGAGGGGCACCCAAAGCAGTTTCCGGGGCCACACACCTGTTGACCTCACTCGCAGCACCAAG GTGAAGACCTTGCTGCTAAATGCTGCTCAGGACACCATGGCACGCTCCCTGACCCCGCCCAGCTGTGCAG GGCCAGAGCTGCCACTCGAGGACACAGTCCTGCAGAACCTGGAGCATCTGCTAGATGGGCCAGAAGCTCAGGGCAGCTGGGCTGAGCTGGCAGAGCGGCTCGGGCTGCGCAGTCTGGTGGACACGTATCGAAAGACAGCCTCGCCCAGCGGTAGCCTCCTGCGCAGTTACAAG ctggCTGGTGGGAACTTGGGAGGCCTGCTGGAAGCTCTGTCTGACATGGGCCTAGAGGAGGGAGTGAGGCTGCTGAGGGGCCCCGAGGCTCGAGACAAACTGCCCAGCACAG GagaagtgaaagtggacagtGCGTACGGGAGCCAGTCAGTGGAACAGGAGGCCGAGAAGCTAGGCTCACCCCCCGAGCCTCCAGAAGGGCTCTGCCACGGGCACCCCCAGCCTCAGGTGCACTGA
- the NFKB2 gene encoding nuclear factor NF-kappa-B p100 subunit isoform X1, whose protein sequence is MPSDDLSLPGLDGIIEYDDFKFNQPMMEPKEPAPETTDGPYLVIVEQPKQRGFRFRYGCEGPSHGGLPGASSEKGRKTYPTVKICNYEGPAKIEVDLVTHSDPPRAHAHSLVGKQCSELGVCAVSVGPKDMTAQFNNLGVLHVTKKNMMEIMIQKLQRQRLRSRPQGLTEAERRELEQEAKELKKVMDLSIVRLRFSAFLRASDGSFSLPLKPVISQPIHDSKSPGASNLKISRMDKTAGSVRGGDEVYLLCDKVQKDDIEVRFYEDDENGWQAFGDFSPTDVHKQYAIVFRTPPYHKMKIERPVTVFLQLKRKRGGDVSDSKQFTYYPLVEDKEEVQRKRRKALPTFSQPFGGGSHMGGGSGGSAGGYGGAGGGGGSLGFFPSSLAYSPYQSGAAPMGCYPGGGGGAQMAARASGGDAEEEAAEPSASPETPQSKPHTPELLQQAREYNARLFGLAQRSAQALLDYGVTADARALLAGQRHLLTAQDENGDTPLHLAIIHGQTSVIEQIAHVIYHARHLGVVNLTNHLHQTPLHLAVITGQTSVVSFLLQVGADPALLDRHGDSAVHLALRAGASAPDLLGALLRSGVPTMSQLLHMPDFEGLYPIHLAVRARSLECLDLLVDSGAEVEAAERQGGRTALHLATEMEELRLVTHLVTKLHANVNARTFAGNTPLHLAAGLGSPTLTRLLLKAGADIHAENEEPLCPLPSPPTSGSDSDSEEPERGTQSSFRGHTPVDLTRSTKVKTLLLNAAQDTMARSLTPPSCAGPELPLEDTVLQNLEHLLDGPEAQGSWAELAERLGLRSLVDTYRKTASPSGSLLRSYKLAGGNLGGLLEALSDMGLEEGVRLLRGPEARDKLPSTGEVKVDSAYGSQSVEQEAEKLGSPPEPPEGLCHGHPQPQVH, encoded by the exons ATGCCCTCAGATGATCTCAGCCTGCCT GGTCTGGATGGCATCATTGAATATGATGATTTCAAATTCAACCAGCCCATGATGGAGCCCAAGGAGCCTGCCCCAGAGACAA CTGATGGACCCTACCTGGTGATTGTGGAACAGCCTAAGCAG CGAGGCTTCCGATTTCGATATGGCTGTGAAGGCCCCTCCCATGGAGGACTGCCAGGTGCCTCCAGTGAAAAGGGCCGGAAGACTTACCCCACTGTCAAG ATCTGTAACTACGAGGGACCAGCCAAGATCGAGGTGGACCTGGTAACACACAGTGACCCACCTCGTGCTCACGCCCACAGCCTGGTGGGCAAGCAGTGCTCGGAACTGGGGGTCTGCGCCGTGTCTGTGGGGCCCAAGGACATGACTGCCCA atTTAACAACCTGGGCGTTCTGCATGTGACCAAGAAGAACATGATGGAGATTATGATACAAAAACTTCAGAGGCAGAGACTCCgctccaggccccagggcctTACGG AGGCTGAGCGGCGGGAGCTGGAGCAGGAggccaaggagttgaagaaggtGATGGACCTGAGTATCGTGCGGCTGCGCTTTTCAGCCTTCCTTCGGGCCAGTGACggctccttctccctgcccctgaaGCCCGTTATCTCCCAGCCCATCCACGATAGCA AGTCTCCCGGGGCCTCAAACCTGAAGATTTCTCGAATGGACAAGACAGCCGGCTCTGTGCGGGGTGGAGATGAGGTTTATCTGCTTTGCGACAAGGTGCAGAAAG ACGACATTGAGGTTCGGTTCTATGAGGATGACGAGAATGGATGGCAGGCCTTTGGGGACTTCTCTCCCACAGACGTTCATAAACAG TATGCCATTGTGTTCCGGACGCCTCCCTATCACAAGATGAAGATTGAGCGCCCTGTAACTGTGTTCCTGCAACTGAAACGCAAGCGTGGGGGGGACGTCTCTGACTCCAAACAGTTCACCTATTACCCTCTGGTGGAAG ACAAGGAGGAGGTGCAGCGGAAGCGGAGGAAAGCCTTGCCCACCTTCTCCCAGCCCTTTGGTGGTGGCTCCCACATGGGCGGAGGCTCTGGAGGCTCGGCAGGGGGTtatggaggagctggaggaggag GTGGCAGCCTCGgctttttcccctcctccttggcCTACAGCCCCTACCAGTCCGGCGCGGCCCCAATGGGCTGCTATccgggaggcgggggcggggcgcagaTGGCCGCCAGGGCGTCTGGCGGGGATGCCgaggaggaagcagcagaacCCAGCGCGTCCCCCGAGACCCCCCAAAGCAAACCGCACACTCCGGAGCTGCTACAACAAG CCCGAGAGTACAACGCACGCCTGTTCGGCCTGGCGCAGCGCAGCGCCCAAGCCCTGCTCGACTACGGCGTCACGGCAGACGCGCGCGCGCTGCTGGCGGGACAGCGCCACCTGCTGACGGCGCAGGACGAGAACGGAGACAC GCCATTACACCTGGCCATAATTCACGGGCAGACCAGTGTCATCGAGCAGATAGCCCATGTCATCTACCATGCTCGGCACCTCGGTGTGGTCAACCTCACCAACCATCTGCACCAG ACACCCTTGCACTTGGCCGTGATCACTGGGCAGACCAGCGTGGTGAGCTTCCTGCTGCAGGTAGGCGCAGACCCAGCACTACTGGACCGGCATGGAGACTCAGCGGTGCACCTGGCGCTGCGGGCAGGTGCCAGTGCCCCCGACCTGCTGGGTGCACTACTGCGGAGCGGGGTTCCCACCATGTCCCAGCTGTTGCACATGCCAGACTTTGAGG GGCTGTACCCAATACACCTGGCGGTCCGTGCCCGAAGCCTGGAGTGCCTGGATCTGCTGGTGGACAGTGGGGCTGAAGTGGAGGCTGCTGAGCGGCAGGGGGGCCGGACAGCCCTGCATCTAGCCACAGAGATGGAGGAGCTGCGGTTGGTCACCCATCTGGTCACCAAG CTCCACGCCAACGTGAATGCTCGCACCTTTGCGGGAAACACACCTCTACACCTGGCAGCTGGACTGGGATCCCCGACCCTCACCCGCCTCCTCCTGAAGGCTG GTGCCGACATACACGCAGAGAACGAGGAGCCCCTGTGCCCCCTGCCTTCGCCCCCCACCTCCGGTAGCGACTCAGATTCTGAGGAGCCTGAGAGGGGCACCCAAAGCAGTTTCCGGGGCCACACACCTGTTGACCTCACTCGCAGCACCAAG GTGAAGACCTTGCTGCTAAATGCTGCTCAGGACACCATGGCACGCTCCCTGACCCCGCCCAGCTGTGCAG GGCCAGAGCTGCCACTCGAGGACACAGTCCTGCAGAACCTGGAGCATCTGCTAGATGGGCCAGAAGCTCAGGGCAGCTGGGCTGAGCTGGCAGAGCGGCTCGGGCTGCGCAGTCTGGTGGACACGTATCGAAAGACAGCCTCGCCCAGCGGTAGCCTCCTGCGCAGTTACAAG ctggCTGGTGGGAACTTGGGAGGCCTGCTGGAAGCTCTGTCTGACATGGGCCTAGAGGAGGGAGTGAGGCTGCTGAGGGGCCCCGAGGCTCGAGACAAACTGCCCAGCACAG GagaagtgaaagtggacagtGCGTACGGGAGCCAGTCAGTGGAACAGGAGGCCGAGAAGCTAGGCTCACCCCCCGAGCCTCCAGAAGGGCTCTGCCACGGGCACCCCCAGCCTCAGGTGCACTGA
- the NFKB2 gene encoding nuclear factor NF-kappa-B p100 subunit isoform X2, translating to MPSDDLSLPGLDGIIEYDDFKFNQPMMEPKEPAPETTDGPYLVIVEQPKQRGFRFRYGCEGPSHGGLPGASSEKGRKTYPTVKICNYEGPAKIEVDLVTHSDPPRAHAHSLVGKQCSELGVCAVSVGPKDMTAQFNNLGVLHVTKKNMMEIMIQKLQRQRLRSRPQGLTEAERRELEQEAKELKKVMDLSIVRLRFSAFLRASDGSFSLPLKPVISQPIHDSKSPGASNLKISRMDKTAGSVRGGDEVYLLCDKVQKDDIEVRFYEDDENGWQAFGDFSPTDVHKQYAIVFRTPPYHKMKIERPVTVFLQLKRKRGGDVSDSKQFTYYPLVEDKEEVQRKRRKALPTFSQPFGGGSHMGGGSGGSAGGYGGAGGGGGSLGFFPSSLAYSPYQSGAAPMGCYPGGGGGAQMAARASGGDAEEEAAEPSASPETPQSKPHTPELLQQAREYNARLFGLAQRSAQALLDYGVTADARALLAGQRHLLTAQDENGDTPLHLAIIHGQTSVIEQIAHVIYHARHLGVVNLTNHLHQTPLHLAVITGQTSVVSFLLQVGADPALLDRHGDSAVHLALRAGASAPDLLGALLRSGVPTMSQLLHMPDFEGLYPIHLAVRARSLECLDLLVDSGAEVEAAERQGGRTALHLATEMEELRLVTHLVTKLHANVNARTFAGNTPLHLAAGLGSPTLTRLLLKAGADIHAENEEPLCPLPSPPTSGSDSDSEEPERGTQSSFRGHTPVDLTRSTKVKTLLLNAAQDTMARSLTPPSCAGPELPLEDTVLQNLEHLLDGPEAQGSWAELAERLGLRSLVDTYRKTASPSGSLLRSYKLAGGNLGGLLEALSDMGLEEGVRLLRGPEARDKLPSTEVKVDSAYGSQSVEQEAEKLGSPPEPPEGLCHGHPQPQVH from the exons ATGCCCTCAGATGATCTCAGCCTGCCT GGTCTGGATGGCATCATTGAATATGATGATTTCAAATTCAACCAGCCCATGATGGAGCCCAAGGAGCCTGCCCCAGAGACAA CTGATGGACCCTACCTGGTGATTGTGGAACAGCCTAAGCAG CGAGGCTTCCGATTTCGATATGGCTGTGAAGGCCCCTCCCATGGAGGACTGCCAGGTGCCTCCAGTGAAAAGGGCCGGAAGACTTACCCCACTGTCAAG ATCTGTAACTACGAGGGACCAGCCAAGATCGAGGTGGACCTGGTAACACACAGTGACCCACCTCGTGCTCACGCCCACAGCCTGGTGGGCAAGCAGTGCTCGGAACTGGGGGTCTGCGCCGTGTCTGTGGGGCCCAAGGACATGACTGCCCA atTTAACAACCTGGGCGTTCTGCATGTGACCAAGAAGAACATGATGGAGATTATGATACAAAAACTTCAGAGGCAGAGACTCCgctccaggccccagggcctTACGG AGGCTGAGCGGCGGGAGCTGGAGCAGGAggccaaggagttgaagaaggtGATGGACCTGAGTATCGTGCGGCTGCGCTTTTCAGCCTTCCTTCGGGCCAGTGACggctccttctccctgcccctgaaGCCCGTTATCTCCCAGCCCATCCACGATAGCA AGTCTCCCGGGGCCTCAAACCTGAAGATTTCTCGAATGGACAAGACAGCCGGCTCTGTGCGGGGTGGAGATGAGGTTTATCTGCTTTGCGACAAGGTGCAGAAAG ACGACATTGAGGTTCGGTTCTATGAGGATGACGAGAATGGATGGCAGGCCTTTGGGGACTTCTCTCCCACAGACGTTCATAAACAG TATGCCATTGTGTTCCGGACGCCTCCCTATCACAAGATGAAGATTGAGCGCCCTGTAACTGTGTTCCTGCAACTGAAACGCAAGCGTGGGGGGGACGTCTCTGACTCCAAACAGTTCACCTATTACCCTCTGGTGGAAG ACAAGGAGGAGGTGCAGCGGAAGCGGAGGAAAGCCTTGCCCACCTTCTCCCAGCCCTTTGGTGGTGGCTCCCACATGGGCGGAGGCTCTGGAGGCTCGGCAGGGGGTtatggaggagctggaggaggag GTGGCAGCCTCGgctttttcccctcctccttggcCTACAGCCCCTACCAGTCCGGCGCGGCCCCAATGGGCTGCTATccgggaggcgggggcggggcgcagaTGGCCGCCAGGGCGTCTGGCGGGGATGCCgaggaggaagcagcagaacCCAGCGCGTCCCCCGAGACCCCCCAAAGCAAACCGCACACTCCGGAGCTGCTACAACAAG CCCGAGAGTACAACGCACGCCTGTTCGGCCTGGCGCAGCGCAGCGCCCAAGCCCTGCTCGACTACGGCGTCACGGCAGACGCGCGCGCGCTGCTGGCGGGACAGCGCCACCTGCTGACGGCGCAGGACGAGAACGGAGACAC GCCATTACACCTGGCCATAATTCACGGGCAGACCAGTGTCATCGAGCAGATAGCCCATGTCATCTACCATGCTCGGCACCTCGGTGTGGTCAACCTCACCAACCATCTGCACCAG ACACCCTTGCACTTGGCCGTGATCACTGGGCAGACCAGCGTGGTGAGCTTCCTGCTGCAGGTAGGCGCAGACCCAGCACTACTGGACCGGCATGGAGACTCAGCGGTGCACCTGGCGCTGCGGGCAGGTGCCAGTGCCCCCGACCTGCTGGGTGCACTACTGCGGAGCGGGGTTCCCACCATGTCCCAGCTGTTGCACATGCCAGACTTTGAGG GGCTGTACCCAATACACCTGGCGGTCCGTGCCCGAAGCCTGGAGTGCCTGGATCTGCTGGTGGACAGTGGGGCTGAAGTGGAGGCTGCTGAGCGGCAGGGGGGCCGGACAGCCCTGCATCTAGCCACAGAGATGGAGGAGCTGCGGTTGGTCACCCATCTGGTCACCAAG CTCCACGCCAACGTGAATGCTCGCACCTTTGCGGGAAACACACCTCTACACCTGGCAGCTGGACTGGGATCCCCGACCCTCACCCGCCTCCTCCTGAAGGCTG GTGCCGACATACACGCAGAGAACGAGGAGCCCCTGTGCCCCCTGCCTTCGCCCCCCACCTCCGGTAGCGACTCAGATTCTGAGGAGCCTGAGAGGGGCACCCAAAGCAGTTTCCGGGGCCACACACCTGTTGACCTCACTCGCAGCACCAAG GTGAAGACCTTGCTGCTAAATGCTGCTCAGGACACCATGGCACGCTCCCTGACCCCGCCCAGCTGTGCAG GGCCAGAGCTGCCACTCGAGGACACAGTCCTGCAGAACCTGGAGCATCTGCTAGATGGGCCAGAAGCTCAGGGCAGCTGGGCTGAGCTGGCAGAGCGGCTCGGGCTGCGCAGTCTGGTGGACACGTATCGAAAGACAGCCTCGCCCAGCGGTAGCCTCCTGCGCAGTTACAAG ctggCTGGTGGGAACTTGGGAGGCCTGCTGGAAGCTCTGTCTGACATGGGCCTAGAGGAGGGAGTGAGGCTGCTGAGGGGCCCCGAGGCTCGAGACAAACTGCCCAGCACAG aagtgaaagtggacagtGCGTACGGGAGCCAGTCAGTGGAACAGGAGGCCGAGAAGCTAGGCTCACCCCCCGAGCCTCCAGAAGGGCTCTGCCACGGGCACCCCCAGCCTCAGGTGCACTGA